Part of the Primulina huaijiensis isolate GDHJ02 chromosome 15, ASM1229523v2, whole genome shotgun sequence genome is shown below.
CTTAGGTAATATTCTTATGCTCCTAATCTTTTGCAATATAACAGGGACAATTTGCTACTTGTTCTTTGTTATAGGCATTAACAATTGTTTGTGTTTCCAGGAAAGAGTATGATGTTCgggaagaaagaaaaagagaattgGAATTTCTTGAAAAAGTATGTAACCGTCGGTTGCTTGCCTTTTCTGAATGTATGTTGAACTTTTTGTCATGCttgaatttctattttttttaaatagggTGGAAATCCTCTAGATTTTAATCTTGGGAATGCTGCTTCAGTTAGTGTGCAATCAACATCATTTACAAACCTGCAACATGATCTTGTGACCAGGTATTGTGTATTTGTATGGTAAGATAAGATGTTCTCATGTTTCTGTGAATCTGGATTTCTTTAATTCTTTTCAATGATATTTTAGTGAACCAAAGGATAGTTTTGCATTTACCGCATCGCTTTATGGAGACTCTGTGGAAAGTAGTGGTAGACTTGCAGCTGCTGTCTGTGAACCCAATAGTGCTGATAATCTCATGTTATTAGATGCTGAACATGAATATTCAGAAGGTGATCGAAATTCTTTTCATCCCATTAGGGGTAATGTTGTGCCGCCAGAGCAATCATCGGAAAGGGATGGGAGCCATAAAACCAGGGAACATGGGGATTCATCTGCTTTTGGGCTCCCTAGAAAAGCATATAAGAGACGTTATAGATCACGCTCAAATCGTGATGGGGCTAGGTCTGGCTCAAGTGATGTAAATCCGGAGCTTGGCTCGCATGGATCTTTTTTACCTTCACACCACGGGCCCGGGAATGTAATAGGAACATTATCTGATGTAGAAAACCTCGATGTATCCTCCAACTGTAATTCAAAGCCTGGAAGGCCAAAAGATGGTACCCTCTGTCCAGATGTATGTGTAGATGATCATCAGTTTGTAGAGTTGAATGATGCAAGAGCTGTGGGATCAACTGAGGATCTGATCAAAGGTGTTTCTAGCCACTCTGCTTTAGTTGCTACTGCTTCAAAAAATCCCCTAGGACATAATAAACCATCATTACCAAATGCTGCAACAACTCCTATGAAAAAGGATTGCAATGAACCTGCTGTGTTGCAGTCAATGGAAGAGATGGCTTCTGCGGTAGTTGAGCATCAGCCAAGGGCAGCTACTGGAAAAGTTGAGAATCATGGTTCTTGTCAGATGAATGGTTTTGTCAATAAAAAGGGTGATGCGATTACAAATGATGCTCATAATGGCAATGCAGCACGTCACGGAAATGGTTTCGATTCCGAGTCTTGTTCCCAAACCAACCTAGATGTTGATAGAAATAATGATACCGAGACAGGTACCAAAATCAGTACCATTGATTCAAATGGAGACGTAGACAATCAAAATGTAGGGCCAGAAGACTTGCTAGTACGAGTAAGAGAAACAAAAGAGGCCAAGCTTATTGATAATTTTTCTGTTGATGAAGAGAGTGCCTCTGCTTGTCTAAATCGTAGGCAAAATGGTCCCCCTCTCCCGCCTCAGGAAGAAAAAATTCAAGGTAGATCTTTATTGCTTGACAAATTGACAAATCAATCTGACATTAGTGTCATAGAAGCTGGCGGCTGTAGTGGGTCAGAATCAGGGAAAAAACCTACTGTCCCATTGGTTGAGAATTCTTCCCCTCAGAGTGAAATTTTCACAGTCACACGTAACTCAATTGCTGATCTTGCTGAGGCTGGATCTTCATCAAAGGTTTCTACCATTTCCTTTGATGTCCAAACTCCTGGAAACTTGAAATTAGCTAGTGTTGATGAAGAATCGATCTTAAAAGAAGCAGAGAGCATAGAGGTAGATCTTCACGCTTTCATTAACTTTATCTTTCTCCTGTTAGtgctcaaataaattttttttgggctCATAGATCTGATGTGATACATCAAACAGGCAAAGCGAAAAAGACTAGCCGAATTATCTACTTTGACTTTACCTTCGGAGATTCCTCGTAAATCTCATTGGGATTATGTGCTTGAAGAAATGGCATGGTTGGCAAATGATTTTGCACAGGTTCACTTGATATGCCTTTTCTTTTGGAATATTTGTTCTGTAGATATTTCTGTAGTGAAAATATCCCTTATTGTCCTGTTATCCCCAGAACTTACATTCccattttctttaaataaataaacttctTCTTTTGCTTCTCCTATGTAGGAGCGTATTTGGAAGTTAGCTGCAAGTTCTCAAATATGTAATCGAGCTGCTATTAGTTCTCGAGTGAGAAAGCAAGAAAAAAGTTCTAGCATGAAGGCAAAGATGGTTGCTCGTACCTTGGCGAGGGCTGTCATGGAGTTCTGGCATTCAGTAGAGGTAGTTGTGATTTTTTTGTGCTGATCCTCCTccatctttaatttttattccATCTACAAAGTCAATTATGACAGAGACTTTTTACTGATGTGGATGGTGTTTTCTTATGTTTGATGCCTCTTATTGCATCATGTGCTTCTGGTTGTTGTTTAACTTATTTTTCGACATTTTGTTGCCGTTTGACAACTAATGTTAATTACTATTTCGATTTTTCAAACTGATAACCATGTACGAATACTATCTCGTTGTATGTGAAAACTTGTAAAAACATCTAATGTTGAATCATTTATAGGAGGCAAACACTTGTCAAAAACATctaatgttgaattaattataaaagGTAACTTGTGTAATTCTGATACAATACGGTCTAATAATAAATACTAACTATACGTGGGAATGGTTTTTGTTGTTGCCGGAGCTCGAAAGATTGTTGTTTTCTGCTATACTCTAGAGTTATTCATggtttaatgaattttttttttgttgaggatgtttatttttttcccacACAATCCAAGAATCCACTGTAGCATCATAATATCTTATGACCTGGATTCCATTTGTAGAAGTATTGGGTGTGTGTTGATATTTTATCCAAGAATGTGCCAATATATGATATCTGACCTTTTTTGGATGTATTTGCAGAACATAccattatatcataaatttcagTCTGTAACTTAGAATATAAGGTGCATAAATTCTAAGGCAATTTGGTGTTTTAGTTaaggagttttttttttttttggcaggAGATAAGCAAAGAACTCGAGCAGCCAAGTCAAAAGGATGCTCTTCAGTCTTATATGGCAAGATTTCTGAAATATAACAACTCAAATGTTCTGCATTACCAAACTGACGTACAACTTACCCTGGATAAAGTATCTGATTCAGGAATCCTGGACATGTCTTGGGAGGATAGTCTGACCGAAGTATGaattacaattaattttttcatatatcaTGCGTAAAACAAATCCCCTTCCCCACTTATTGTGTGTGTGCCTCAAATCTCGTTTACCCATCCCTGTCCCTTTTCTCGTCCCTTGTAATCTTTTCATTCTAGCTTTATATACGTATGTTTcaacatataattatattaatttttgtagTAAAGGTGAATATCTTCATGGTGTCTCTATGTGATGCTGTGAACCTCTTTGATTACCCATCAATTTTACTTTTGGCAATTGTCAATCAGGAAAACCTCTTCTACGCAATCCCCCTCGGGGCTATGGTGACCTACAAAAAATCAATTGAATCTCTTGTGGCTCACTATGAGGTAAATGAATACTTTGCTTTTGAACCTTGACTTCTCTTTTCTTTTCGCGGATTGGCTTTATGTAACAATCTAGGGAAATTATAAAAGAACCTGAAGAATTGTCTAAATCACAGCAACATTTAGTTTTGCCTTAAGTTACTTTTCTGCCACTGCCTCCGAAGATATTTTTTCTAAGTACTGGCTTCATTAATAAGGAGTCTAACTTAGGTGGGACATGAAGTTGGTGATTTCTAATGTGGGACAAGTTGGGAATAATGGAACACCTTGTTCCACTGACGTCATCCTATCCTTTCTTAATATTGTATACAAATTTTTTGTGGAATATTTAATAAGTGAAACAAAGGGTTTACATAAGGGAATGATTCTGCCAACTACTCTACATCAGACTCATGTCCAAGTCCATGTGTAGGTAAAAATGATCTTGGTATCTTTGTTTTAGCTCTCTCTCCCTCTCTCTGTTGTGAATCAGATAATGGCTAACCAAAAAATCCAAGAATTTTAAAAGTCAAAAAATTCTCAATGAAGTGTGTTGTAAGAAGGCCATCTTGTGATAACCCGCGTTAAGAAGTGAAGTGGATGTTGAATCTATGGATTCCAAAGAGTGACAGATTCTAGAATTGAAGTGTTTTATAAGAAGTATCTCATTTTTGtatgtaattattattttgacgTCCAACACTATTCATGTTTTTTTCTTAGAGAATTGGAAGTGATGTGCGAGAGGAAGTGGAGACATCTGGTTGTGATCTTGTGGCAGGTAAATTTGGGACGGTAGTTACTTGTTTCTATGTTGATTTCTGTcgtattatttatttgactaGGTTTTTCACTTTGCTGATTTTGAATCTCAAGATAATTCATATTATGAGGATGATGGCGATACGTGCACATTTGGCATGCCTATGGCCTCTGATGATGGCAAGTTTTCAAAATTCGGCCAAAAGAAGCGGAAATTCTCGGCACATGCATATGGTGCTAGGGAATATGGAATAGGTTCTGATTATTTGCCCATGCATATTTCAGAGAATAAAATTGTGACACAGCAATCTTCCTTCCTTGCCAAACGACCAGGCAGCAATCTCAATGTGTCGATCCCTACAAAACGCATGAGAACTGCTTCCAGGAGAATCTTGAGCCCATTCAGTGCAGGAACATCTGGATGCATTCAGTTACCAAATAAAACAGATGCTTCAAGTGGTGATACCAATTCGTTTCAGGATGATCAGAGTAGTCTGCATGGTGGATCTTCTTTTCCAATTAATTTGGAAGTTGAGTCTTGTGGTGAATTTGAAAAGAATTTAGCTTTTGACTCTGCAGAAGTTTCAACGAAAcctaagaagaagaagaagaaagtaaaGCATCCGGTAGACAGtagtatatttatttaagtatgAGTTTGAAGATATTATTTGTCATATTATTGACTGCCTTTGTTATTTGAGGCAGACTTCTGCATTTGAACAGAGATGGCAGATTGATTCCAATTTTCATAATGACCAGGTGATCATTTTTCTCGCTGaacttttttgttttgttattcATTTAACACTTATATGCATATCAGAGGCACATAAGCTTGCTTCTACAAGGAATCTCATAATCTGCATTTGGTTGCTCAATGCCAATAATACTGAAATTTTCTTTGAGAAATGGAAAACTTAAATTCCAGTTTCCTGAAAAGAATGTGCCATGTAGCATTAGGAATGATAATTACCGGTTCCACACGCTCTTAtcttataaaattttctttcttgTGATGTTCCTTGAGATGGAGCTCCTTGTCATTTCAATTTCTAAAAAAGATGCAGATTTGCATATATTATGTCAAGGTATTCTCATCTGTATCAGAACACAGACCTCAAAAGACGTAATATCTTTGTACTGGGCAGTCTGAGGGAGATTCTCTAAGTTATTTCCAGTACAATGAATTATCAATGTTTATATTTAACTCAATGTTCCGggaaagaaattaaaaaagtaTGGTCTCTATTTCTGTGTTCGGGTTGAACCTTCTTGGtatatttttctgaaaaaagaATTTCCTTTTAGTTCTGGTATCAATATGCATAACTGAGATGAACAATGAATCGTCTATTTTACAATTTCAGAGGGATCATTCGAAAAAGAGATCAGATAGTTATCAACTTGAATCTAACGGCTGCAACGGTAATGCTTTAATCCTAAAAGTCAGCCATTGTATTTGATTCCTAATATGCATTCTTTGCTTTGTCTTATATTAGCTATACCTTTTTCATGAAGGAATATTGGGTCAGCCCATGATGAAGAAGAGCATACAGCCATCGCAGGATGGCTCTTTTGACAACACTTCAACAGTTGCTGGGCATGTTCCTTCACCGGTGGCATCCCAAATGAGTAACATGTATCATCCAAATAAGTTCTATAAAATGCTTGGTGGCCGGGAGCGTGGAAGGAAAGCTAAAACTCTTAAGGTATTATACAGTTGCAATTCCTCATTTCCATTTTTCGACATTTTACTTATTCATTTATGCTTTGTTACTGTCTTTAAGTTGATGTTTGCATTTCATCAGATGCCTCCTGGGCAGCCGCAGTCAGACTCACGGACTCCATGGTCACTTTTCGAGGACCAGGttgattcatatatattttgcaTGTACATGCATACATTTCTGTACCGACAAATATGTCTTTTGAAACTTGAGATATGCTTCTTCCTGTTGCTTCTGGAGGTATGTATGTGTTTAGTTGTTTTTGTACTTTGTTTAGGCACTTGTTGTCATGGTACATGATATGGGTCCAAATTGGGAGCTTGTAAGTGATGCTTTTAACAGTACGATGCAATTTAAGGTAcatgtttttcaaaattttagttaatattttcttgatattttgatttttttttttatcataatatcCATTCCAAAAAATTCCTAGAAATTGATATAGTGTgtaaaattattaattgttcTTTGTAATCAGTGCATATTTCGTAATGCTAAAGAATGCAAGGAGCGGCATAACATTCTGATGGATAAAACTTCTGCTGATGGAGCTGAGAGTGCCGAGGATTCTGGGTCTTCGCAGCCTTACCCTTCTACACTTCCTGGCATTCCTAAAGTAAAATAccttttatcaatttttattaaCTTGCTTATTGAATccctttatatttaattaaatacatcTACATTCGTATCAAATTATTTATCCACTATATATCACCGGCCCTGTTTAAACattaaaatcaaaatgataCTGCTTCTGCTTCTGCTTTTGCTTATGAATGTTGTACAGGGGAGTGCCAGACAATTGTTTCAGCATTTGAAGGAACCTATGGAAGAAGATACCCTCAGATCTCACCGTGAGAAAATCATCTTAATTGGCCAGAAACTTCGTTATCATAAGACTCAGGTAATTGTGTAGCATTAATTTATGACACGTTTAGATTGTTTCTAAGTAGTTCAATTCACATGGTTTCTAAGTGAGATTCTTGAGTCATTCCTGAAAGTTTGATCTACTTCAAGGTGTTTAGTATCCTTTAAATGTTGTTACTTTATACTTCTCTTGTGTATACGACGGCATTGCTTGTGTTGATGTTCTTTAAACTCTACTAAGCCATTCTTTACATTTCTTTTTTAAGGTACAATTGGAGAGTTAAGCAAACTCCCATATGATTGTAAGAAATTTAGAAACATGACTCAAATGTACCGTAGACATGGTATTAGCAATAACACAAGCAAAAATTTCTTGCTTTGCTATTTCATCACAACATTTATTACTTCCTCAACGGATTTGGAGCTTTAAATGTTGTTCAAGTAGCAGAAGAATATTGTAAGTTGTCAATTTGACAACAGGCTATAATGGAACTGATTAAAATGTTTGTATAGAAATTGAAGAGACGTGTGCATGGTTAGAAAATGTATGGAGGTTattgattgatatatgataAGAGGTTTGAGGTTGAGGCACCATTTTTATTTACTATCCTGGTGACGAGCGTTGGATGATTAATAAATGTGTTTATAAGTATATGGGTATCTTTGATTGCGTGGAAACGACAACACCTGTGGGTTGGCTTCTTACCCATAGTTATAAAGCCTAGGCGCACTCCACGCACCTAAGTAAGTACCCAAACTCACGCCTTGCAAAAGCAAAGCGAAAGTTACGCTTTTTCTGGCCTTTTGAAATTGGTGCCCTtcttatttttttgtcattaaTTGATGGGATATTTTACTTGTATACAGATAACCCTAGCCCAGTCAGTTGTTTAAAGCCCAATTAACTTAAACCCGTaccatttaattattaaaaactctGTATGCATGAGCAATAGCTTTTTATTTCTCTCAGATTTTGATTGCAGCACACTCTCCTCTCCCAATTTCAGCGCAGCCTCATCCAAGCCTACTGTTTCTTCTTTTTTGTTGCAATTTCAATTAGAGCgctttttttttcaattctaCCATCTCGCAATATTCTCTTTCTTATCCGAAGTTCAAAATCAGTCTGCTATCATTTAGTGCCTGCTCttgccaataaaaatgttgaattctgaattttttatttacattatTTTGTGAACTAtgcttttatttatataatatttagtcAAACTGCGCCTTATATATGTGAATATTAAACATCTATACAAAATGCGCTTCACTTTAATAAACCACACTTCTCGCCTTGTGCCTCAGGCTCCAGGGCACCCTTGTGCTTTTGTTAGCGTTGCTCCTTAAATAACTATGATGTTACCCGACTCATCTCCAATGTGCTAGTAGCACTTCACTCTTTTTTGTACGAGTATTGGGATTCAAGATTGATATGTGAAATGGAGCAATTTTGGGATGCAATTTGAATTAGGTGCAAATCAATGGATATGTGGTATTTGGTGGGTTCAGTGGGGTAGTTGCATGTTGAATATTTTGGTCTTCCATTTGTGCATCTGAAACTGTGGATTTAAACTATCTGGGAACCTGTTGTAGCCTAAGTGATACCATGGTTACATTGTTAGAAGAACGCTTTTACTTTCAATGTGGGAAGATCTTTGATCTTTATTTAATATACTTTTCTTTGGATCGCCTTATTACATTTTTTGTTAATGTGATTTCTTTTCATTATGATGGTAAACAGGATCCCAAACAACTACAACCTCCTCACAGCTCTCATACAATGGCTCTTTCTCAAGTTTGTCCAAATAACATGGGTGGTGGTTCTGTTTTAAGGTGAGGTTTGCCATAGATATGATGATTTGTTATTAAAACAAAGGTAATTGTTTTTTGCCATTTAATTTCTCGGTGCATAAATGACTAATGGTTGTTTTTGGCCCCTTCATTCCTCATAACTCCACTATCCTTGGTTCTATGAAGTCCTTTGGATTTGTGTGATGCCAATGTGTCTGGCACTGATATACCTTCTCTCGGGCATCAAGGAACATATTCTAGTGGATTGATTATATCGAATCAAAGTGCTGGAGCTCCAACACATCCAACGTCTGGTGCTAGTTCTGCATTGCAGGGATCCTCGAATATGATGCTTGGCAATAATTTTCCATCATCACCTGGCCCACTCAGTTCTGTCAGGTAATAAGCTATTAAGGGCtcacagttttttttttcagattctTTAGTTATCTGACTAGGAATGTGGGTATTTCCTTACCTTTTACAGGGATGGTAGATATGGGGCTCCTAGACCTGCATCACCATTAATTGATGAACAGCAAAGAATTCAACAATATAATCAAATGGTGTCAGGTCGAAATGGCCAGCAATCGAATTT
Proteins encoded:
- the LOC140959036 gene encoding chromatin modification-related protein EAF1 B-like isoform X2; translation: MGGILEGGVGIANKSSPHRASIENVQAELRKEYDVREERKRELEFLEKGGNPLDFNLGNAASVSVQSTSFTNLQHDLVTSEPKDSFAFTASLYGDSVESSGRLAAAVCEPNSADNLMLLDAEHEYSEGDRNSFHPIRGNVVPPEQSSERDGSHKTREHGDSSAFGLPRKAYKRRYRSRSNRDGARSGSSDVNPELGSHGSFLPSHHGPGNVIGTLSDVENLDVSSNCNSKPGRPKDGTLCPDVCVDDHQFVELNDARAVGSTEDLIKGVSSHSALVATASKNPLGHNKPSLPNAATTPMKKDCNEPAVLQSMEEMASAVVEHQPRAATGKVENHGSCQMNGFVNKKGDAITNDAHNGNAARHGNGFDSESCSQTNLDVDRNNDTETGTKISTIDSNGDVDNQNVGPEDLLVRVRETKEAKLIDNFSVDEESASACLNRRQNGPPLPPQEEKIQGRSLLLDKLTNQSDISVIEAGGCSGSESGKKPTVPLVENSSPQSEIFTVTRNSIADLAEAGSSSKVSTISFDVQTPGNLKLASVDEESILKEAESIEAKRKRLAELSTLTLPSEIPRKSHWDYVLEEMAWLANDFAQERIWKLAASSQICNRAAISSRVRKQEKSSSMKAKMVARTLARAVMEFWHSVEEISKELEQPSQKDALQSYMARFLKYNNSNVLHYQTDVQLTLDKVSDSGILDMSWEDSLTEENLFYAIPLGAMVTYKKSIESLVAHYERIGSDVREEVETSGCDLVADNSYYEDDGDTCTFGMPMASDDGKFSKFGQKKRKFSAHAYGAREYGIGSDYLPMHISENKIVTQQSSFLAKRPGSNLNVSIPTKRMRTASRRILSPFSAGTSGCIQLPNKTDASSGDTNSFQDDQSSLHGGSSFPINLEVESCGEFEKNLAFDSAEVSTKPKKKKKKTSAFEQRWQIDSNFHNDQRDHSKKRSDSYQLESNGCNGILGQPMMKKSIQPSQDGSFDNTSTVAGHVPSPVASQMSNMYHPNKFYKMLGGRERGRKAKTLKMPPGQPQSDSRTPWSLFEDQALVVMVHDMGPNWELVSDAFNSTMQFKCIFRNAKECKERHNILMDKTSADGAESAEDSGSSQPYPSTLPGIPKGSARQLFQHLKEPMEEDTLRSHREKIILIGQKLRYHKTQDPKQLQPPHSSHTMALSQVCPNNMGGGSVLSPLDLCDANVSGTDIPSLGHQGTYSSGLIISNQSAGAPTHPTSGASSALQGSSNMMLGNNFPSSPGPLSSVRDGRYGAPRPASPLIDEQQRIQQYNQMVSGRNGQQSNLSSSGALPGIDRGVRVPPSGSGMGMVCISGSMPMARHGLHGVASSSSVNSGSMVSANMHPGVRSGPGNSSLRPREGSPMMRPGLSQDSQRQMMTPDLQIQVSPGSNQVMSHFGGLNSPFTNQTVSSPVSSYPLHHQQSHQISSQQAQVPSPRHPHFQGLSNHASNPQQQAYAIRLAKERQLQQRFLQQQPPQQQQFAASNSSIPHVQPQSHLPASSAVQNNPLVQSPANSPSVSVSPMTSPSSVNAMSQQQQKHHTPTQGVIRNTQTGCGVLTNQTSKQRQKQQQPFIQTNRQHPQQRQQSQSPQQAKGVKGVGRGNMMIHQNIQIDPTILNGSLTEAQDSYTGSSVNAVPPTRQYTSSQLSNQPLPQQKKYSGQSSSSSKHLQQMISHSDTNQGHVPPVAPAPCLPAARQSVTPLATASSNHPQVMHHQKFMNQSQSALQKVVQSNHQFSSEAMHKAHPPVCNSTEMEATTSLPLNQWHTSEPVNESNVLNSETSLGSFVSKPANLSETTLQSSQGHGQRLSSANLIPITHDVSSQWQRQQQQQPQVQHSHSPSPSPQQQSQIHQAGNAKFYGTPDDSRLE